The Prosthecobacter fusiformis sequence CGTGCGGTATCCGCCTCCCTGGAGTGGCTGAAGGGCCAGCAGAATGAAGATGGCTCCTGGGGCCGAAGCGGAGGCAAGCGTGATAAAGCAGCCATGACTGGCCTGGCTCTGCTCTGCTACCTGGGCCGCTGCGAGACGCCGGACTCTCCTTTCTACGGGGATAACGTCATGAAAGGCATCCTTTACCTGGTGGAGCTGTCCAAGAAGAATCCCCACGGCATGATCGCGGAGGACATCTTTAACAACGGTTCCACGTATGAGCACGGCATCGCCACCTATGCGCTGGGGGAAATGTATACGCTGGCCCGTCTCGGCAGCAAAGAACTGCCCGGCATGCGCGCCGCCTTTGAAAAGGGGGTGAAGCTCATCATCGATAACCAGAATACCCGTGGCTCCTGGACCTATGGGGGCAAGGAAGCGGGTATGACCACAGCCTATACGAAAGATAGCAAGGGCGAAGACCTTTCCGTGGCTGGCTGGCAGTTTCAGGCTCTGAAAGCCGCCAAGAATTCGGGTCTCAAAATTCAAGGGTTGGATGCCGCCATCAAAAAATGCACCGAGTATGTGCTCAGCAAACAGACGAAGGACGGCGGCTTCGGCAAGACCAACCGCGATGACCATTATAACCAGTGGAGCCTCACCGGAGCTGGCTCCCTGGCCCTGCAAACGATGTCCAAAGGCAATACCGCTGCGCTGAAGAAGGCTATGGGTTTCCTGCGCGGCTTCCTGGAAGCCGAGCCGCTGGACTGGAACAAAAACTGCAACCTTTACTGCTGGTACTATTACACCCAGACCTTCTTCCAGGCTGGAGGAGATGACTGGAAGTTTTACAACCAGCAGTTCTTGCCCCAGATCCTGGCCGCACAGCAGCCGGATGGCAGCTTCAAAAAAGGCCGCCCTAACTGGCCCGCCGGTGACGCCGCCGATCCGCTTTACCGTCAGACTCTGTGCACCCTCCAGCTCGAAGTGTATTACCGCTACCTGAAGGTGGCTGACCGCGACGAACAGAGCTTCTTTGACCGCTAGAGGCCACCCCTTGAATACAGATTTTGGATGCAGAGTCGGTAGCTCGCTGCCAGCATGGAAGCATGAATACTGACCTGGATCCAGCCTCCCATTTTGATTTCATCGTCATCGGTGGAGGCAGTGGCGGCTATGCGGCAGCACGCACGGCTCATTCCCTGGGCATGAGCGTGGCGATCATTGATGGCGCGGCGGAACTGGGCGGCCTGTGCATCCTGCGTGGCTGCATGCCCAGCAAGACGCTCATCGAATCTGCTGACCGTAATCTGAGCATCCGCCGGGCTGCCGAATTCGGCCTGAAAGCCCAGCCGCTGGGGGCAGACATCCGCGCGATCCGGGATCGTAAAAGAACATTGATTGCGGACTTCGCCAGTTATCGTCAGGGCCAGCTTGAAGACGGCCGGTTTGTGATCTATCGCGGCCACGCTTCATTCGTGGATGCGCATACGCTGGAGGTGCTGCCACGTGATGGGTCCGCTTCTTTTCAGGTGCGCGGAAAGACCTTCTGCATTGCCACTGGCTCCGTGGCCAGTGTGCCGCCGATTCCTGGACTGGCAGAAGCCGGTTTCTGGACCAGTGACGAGGTGCTGGATACGGATACTCTGCCGGAGACTTTTGCCGTCCTGGGTGGCGGGGCCATCGCTCTGGAAATGGCGCATTACCTGGAAGGCGTGGGCCGGAAGGTGACGCTGATTCAGCGCAGCGAGCAATTTCTCACCGGGCTGGATCCAGAATGCAGCGCGGTCATTGAAAAAGCCTATGCACACCGGGGCATGACCTGTCACCTGGGCACCAGCATCCACCGCATCTCCACGGTCAATGGCCGCAAGCACATCGAATACCGTCACGGCGACAAGGAAACCAGCGTCACGGTGGATCATATCCTGGTGGCCATGGGGCGCTCCCCGGCCACGGACGGGCTCAACCTGGAAGCGGCGAAGGTCAGCCTAACCAAAAAGAAGATCGCCATCCAACCGACGATGCAGAGCACCCAGCCGCACATTTTTGCCGCCGGGGATGTGTGCAGCCCGCTGGATGTCGTGCATGTGGCCATCCAGCAGGGCGAAATCGCCGCACGCAATGCACACCGGCTGATCCATGGCAAAGCGGTGGAGGAGAAGGCAGACTACCGCCTGCTGCTCTTTGGCGTCTTTTCCCATCCCCAAGTCGCCGCCGTGGGCGCGGGCGAGGAGGAGTTGCGCAAAGCGGGCACGCCTTACGTCACCGGCA is a genomic window containing:
- a CDS encoding prenyltransferase/squalene oxidase repeat-containing protein; this encodes MDPKKPHSDPSAPGGPPPPSGLSATQPLGPPPGATGNLGYPVQGNLGYPVQPNLGYPMQPGMVPPSAASGPVPVAAVEEEEEFMAVEAVGGEVFHPPALNHFEPARPSNPLIQAWRKVGGGSLALSIAIHVGILVVGGAIVVSTQMIQKQVDFLPGGGTQQGAEASAEMQHKVQQKKRTTLNKSMPMKKIVSTSQNSAVTLPDAPPDFLDVPDVGAMLGGGSLSGAGFGKAGAGSGFGTGMGMGSMQGFVSLPPSMRSRCSPQERLKKLAETGGSAECERAVSASLEWLKGQQNEDGSWGRSGGKRDKAAMTGLALLCYLGRCETPDSPFYGDNVMKGILYLVELSKKNPHGMIAEDIFNNGSTYEHGIATYALGEMYTLARLGSKELPGMRAAFEKGVKLIIDNQNTRGSWTYGGKEAGMTTAYTKDSKGEDLSVAGWQFQALKAAKNSGLKIQGLDAAIKKCTEYVLSKQTKDGGFGKTNRDDHYNQWSLTGAGSLALQTMSKGNTAALKKAMGFLRGFLEAEPLDWNKNCNLYCWYYYTQTFFQAGGDDWKFYNQQFLPQILAAQQPDGSFKKGRPNWPAGDAADPLYRQTLCTLQLEVYYRYLKVADRDEQSFFDR
- a CDS encoding dihydrolipoyl dehydrogenase family protein → MNTDLDPASHFDFIVIGGGSGGYAAARTAHSLGMSVAIIDGAAELGGLCILRGCMPSKTLIESADRNLSIRRAAEFGLKAQPLGADIRAIRDRKRTLIADFASYRQGQLEDGRFVIYRGHASFVDAHTLEVLPRDGSASFQVRGKTFCIATGSVASVPPIPGLAEAGFWTSDEVLDTDTLPETFAVLGGGAIALEMAHYLEGVGRKVTLIQRSEQFLTGLDPECSAVIEKAYAHRGMTCHLGTSIHRISTVNGRKHIEYRHGDKETSVTVDHILVAMGRSPATDGLNLEAAKVSLTKKKIAIQPTMQSTQPHIFAAGDVCSPLDVVHVAIQQGEIAARNAHRLIHGKAVEEKADYRLLLFGVFSHPQVAAVGAGEEELRKAGTPYVTGSYPFNDHGKSMCMGETEGFVKMLAHRESGEIMGAICVGPQATELVHEVVIAMHYRGTVQDFMNIPHYHPTLSEIWTYPAEECADQING